From a region of the Colius striatus isolate bColStr4 chromosome 22, bColStr4.1.hap1, whole genome shotgun sequence genome:
- the DYRK3 gene encoding dual specificity tyrosine-phosphorylation-regulated kinase 3 isoform X1 encodes MLLGRKPEAPLGAARFGDGLYDSYMRIDQIRYQESTNEEHSASGLPSLGRSNVSSNKLAVKEHLLSGSQVVKVEQLFEDSGNRRSSTLQSAGITGSERSLPSLIKDKSIEGISTSKGGVSSSKAHKAISQAPEQAVKQYKHQLSAYEQQEIFNFSEIYFVGPAAKKRQGVIGGPNNGGYDDDQGSYIHVPHDHLAYRYEVLKIIGKGSFGQVAKVYDHKLHQHLALKMVRNEKRFHRQAAEEIRILEHLKKQDKTGSMNVIHMLESFTFRNHICMTFELLSMNLYELIKRNKFQGFSIQLVRKFAHSILQCLDALYRNKIIHCDLKPENILLKQQGRSGIKVIDFGSSCFEHQRVYTYIQSRFYRAPEVILGSRYGMPIDMWSFGCILVELLTGYPLFPGEDEGDQLACMMELLGMPPQKLLDQSKRAKNFINSKGHPRYCTVTTQADGRVTLSGSRSRRGKARGAPGNKDWVTALKGCDDPLFIEFLKECLSWDPSSRMTPSQALRHPWICKRTPKPPGTDKASNKRISSYTSSFPGISSKLPPVVGVANKLRANLASDSNGSIPLCTVLPKLEHRNARRYRL; translated from the exons ATGCTGCTGGGCAGGAAGCCGGAGGCGCCCCTCGGTGCAG CTAGGTTTGGAGACGGATTGTATGACTCCTATATGAGGATAGATCAGATTAGGTACCAAGAATCTACAAATGAAGAACACAGCGCCTCAGGACTTCCTTCCCTTGGAAGATCTAAT GTTTCTAGCAACAAACTTGCAGTGAAGGAACACCTCTTGTCTGGAAGTCAAGTGGTCAAAGTGGAGCAGTTATTTGAGGACTCTGGCAACAGAAGGAGTAGCACTCTTCAGTCTGCAGGAATTACTGGTTCAGAAAGATCTCTTCCTTCCCTGATAAAAGATAAAAGTATAGAGGGCATAAGCACTTCCAAAGGTGGAGTTAGTTCTTCAAAGGCACATAAAGCCATTTCCCAAGCTCCAGAGCAGGCTGTCAAACAGTACAAACATCAGTTATCTGCTTATGAGCAGCAAgagatatttaatttttctgaaatttaCTTTGTGGGTCCAGCTGCAAAGAAGAGACAAGGGGTAATCGGGGGCCCCAACAATGGGGGTTACGATGATGACCAGGGCAGCTACATTCACGTGCCCCATGACCATCTTGCTTACCGGTATGAAGTGCTCAAAATCATTGGCAAGGGCAGCTTTGGACAAGTTGCTAAAGTCTACGATCACAAGCTCCACCAACACTTAGCCTTAAAGATGGTTCGCAATGAGAAGAGATTCCATCgccaggcagcagaggaaatACGGATCCTGGAGCATCTGAAGAAGCAGGATAAGACAGGCAGTATGAATGTTATTCACATGCTGGAGAGCTTCACCTTTCGGAACCACATCTGTATGACCTTTGAACTCTTGAGTATGAACCTGTATGAACTGATTAAAAGGAATAAGTTTCAGGGCTTCAGTATCCAACTGGTACGCAAGTTTGCTCACTCTATACTGCAGTGTTTGGATGCCCtatacagaaacaaaatcatACACTGTGACTTGAAGCCAGAAAACATCCTCCTAAAACAGCAAGGGAGGAGTGGAATCAAGGTGATAGATTTTGGGTCCAGCTGTTTTGAGCACCAAAGAGTCTACACATATATTCAGTCTCGATTTTATCGGGCGCCAGAGGTAATTCTGGGGAGCCGCTATGGGATGCCCATAGACATGTGGAGTTTTGGCTGTATTCTGGTGGAGTTACTGACTGGATACCCTCTTTTTCCTGGAGAGGATGAGGGAGACCAACTGGCTTGTATGATGGAACTTCTTGGAATGCCACCTCAGAAGCTTTTGGATCAATCCAAGCGAGCCAAGAACTTCATCAACTCGAAGGGTCACCCTCGCTACTGCACGGTAACCACGCAGGCGGACGGCAGAGTGACCCTGAGCGGGAGCCGCTCGCGCCGGGGCAAGGCGCGGGGAGCCCCAGGAAACAAGGACTGGGTGACAGCACTGAAGGGCTGTGATGACCCCTTGTTTATAGAATTCTTAAAGGAATGCCTCAGCTGGGATCCCTCCTCACGCATGACCCCGAGTCAGGCTTTAAGGCATCCTTGGATTTGTAAACGAACGCCCAAGCCGCCCGGCACTGACAAAGCCTCCAATAAACGGATCTCGAGCTACACGAGTTCCTTCCCGGGAATAAGTTCCAAGTTGCCTCCTGTCGTTGGAGTGGCCAACAAGCTGAGGGCTAATTTAGCATCCGACTCCAATGGCAGCATCCCTCTGTGTACTGTGCTCCCCAAACTG gaACATAGAAATGCCAGGAGATACAGGTTATAG
- the DYRK3 gene encoding dual specificity tyrosine-phosphorylation-regulated kinase 3 isoform X2, with the protein MLLGRKPEAPLGAARFGDGLYDSYMRIDQIRYQESTNEEHSASGLPSLGRSNVSSNKLAVKEHLLSGSQVVKVEQLFEDSGNRRSSTLQSAGITGSERSLPSLIKDKSIEGISTSKGGVSSSKAHKAISQAPEQAVKQYKHQLSAYEQQEIFNFSEIYFVGPAAKKRQGVIGGPNNGGYDDDQGSYIHVPHDHLAYRYEVLKIIGKGSFGQVAKVYDHKLHQHLALKMVRNEKRFHRQAAEEIRILEHLKKQDKTGSMNVIHMLESFTFRNHICMTFELLSMNLYELIKRNKFQGFSIQLVRKFAHSILQCLDALYRNKIIHCDLKPENILLKQQGRSGIKVIDFGSSCFEHQRVYTYIQSRFYRAPEVILGSRYGMPIDMWSFGCILVELLTGYPLFPGEDEGDQLACMMELLGMPPQKLLDQSKRAKNFINSKGHPRYCTVTTQADGRVTLSGSRSRRGKARGAPGNKDWVTALKGCDDPLFIEFLKECLSWDPSSRMTPSQALRHPWICKRTPKPPGTDKASNKRISSYTSSFPGISSKLPPVVGVANKLRANLASDSNGSIPLCTVLPKLVS; encoded by the exons ATGCTGCTGGGCAGGAAGCCGGAGGCGCCCCTCGGTGCAG CTAGGTTTGGAGACGGATTGTATGACTCCTATATGAGGATAGATCAGATTAGGTACCAAGAATCTACAAATGAAGAACACAGCGCCTCAGGACTTCCTTCCCTTGGAAGATCTAAT GTTTCTAGCAACAAACTTGCAGTGAAGGAACACCTCTTGTCTGGAAGTCAAGTGGTCAAAGTGGAGCAGTTATTTGAGGACTCTGGCAACAGAAGGAGTAGCACTCTTCAGTCTGCAGGAATTACTGGTTCAGAAAGATCTCTTCCTTCCCTGATAAAAGATAAAAGTATAGAGGGCATAAGCACTTCCAAAGGTGGAGTTAGTTCTTCAAAGGCACATAAAGCCATTTCCCAAGCTCCAGAGCAGGCTGTCAAACAGTACAAACATCAGTTATCTGCTTATGAGCAGCAAgagatatttaatttttctgaaatttaCTTTGTGGGTCCAGCTGCAAAGAAGAGACAAGGGGTAATCGGGGGCCCCAACAATGGGGGTTACGATGATGACCAGGGCAGCTACATTCACGTGCCCCATGACCATCTTGCTTACCGGTATGAAGTGCTCAAAATCATTGGCAAGGGCAGCTTTGGACAAGTTGCTAAAGTCTACGATCACAAGCTCCACCAACACTTAGCCTTAAAGATGGTTCGCAATGAGAAGAGATTCCATCgccaggcagcagaggaaatACGGATCCTGGAGCATCTGAAGAAGCAGGATAAGACAGGCAGTATGAATGTTATTCACATGCTGGAGAGCTTCACCTTTCGGAACCACATCTGTATGACCTTTGAACTCTTGAGTATGAACCTGTATGAACTGATTAAAAGGAATAAGTTTCAGGGCTTCAGTATCCAACTGGTACGCAAGTTTGCTCACTCTATACTGCAGTGTTTGGATGCCCtatacagaaacaaaatcatACACTGTGACTTGAAGCCAGAAAACATCCTCCTAAAACAGCAAGGGAGGAGTGGAATCAAGGTGATAGATTTTGGGTCCAGCTGTTTTGAGCACCAAAGAGTCTACACATATATTCAGTCTCGATTTTATCGGGCGCCAGAGGTAATTCTGGGGAGCCGCTATGGGATGCCCATAGACATGTGGAGTTTTGGCTGTATTCTGGTGGAGTTACTGACTGGATACCCTCTTTTTCCTGGAGAGGATGAGGGAGACCAACTGGCTTGTATGATGGAACTTCTTGGAATGCCACCTCAGAAGCTTTTGGATCAATCCAAGCGAGCCAAGAACTTCATCAACTCGAAGGGTCACCCTCGCTACTGCACGGTAACCACGCAGGCGGACGGCAGAGTGACCCTGAGCGGGAGCCGCTCGCGCCGGGGCAAGGCGCGGGGAGCCCCAGGAAACAAGGACTGGGTGACAGCACTGAAGGGCTGTGATGACCCCTTGTTTATAGAATTCTTAAAGGAATGCCTCAGCTGGGATCCCTCCTCACGCATGACCCCGAGTCAGGCTTTAAGGCATCCTTGGATTTGTAAACGAACGCCCAAGCCGCCCGGCACTGACAAAGCCTCCAATAAACGGATCTCGAGCTACACGAGTTCCTTCCCGGGAATAAGTTCCAAGTTGCCTCCTGTCGTTGGAGTGGCCAACAAGCTGAGGGCTAATTTAGCATCCGACTCCAATGGCAGCATCCCTCTGTGTACTGTGCTCCCCAAACTGGTCAGCTAA
- the DYRK3 gene encoding dual specificity tyrosine-phosphorylation-regulated kinase 3 isoform X3: MGAAPPRHDAAGQEAGGAPRCRFGDGLYDSYMRIDQIRYQESTNEEHSASGLPSLGRSNVSSNKLAVKEHLLSGSQVVKVEQLFEDSGNRRSSTLQSAGITGSERSLPSLIKDKSIEGISTSKGGVSSSKAHKAISQAPEQAVKQYKHQLSAYEQQEIFNFSEIYFVGPAAKKRQGVIGGPNNGGYDDDQGSYIHVPHDHLAYRYEVLKIIGKGSFGQVAKVYDHKLHQHLALKMVRNEKRFHRQAAEEIRILEHLKKQDKTGSMNVIHMLESFTFRNHICMTFELLSMNLYELIKRNKFQGFSIQLVRKFAHSILQCLDALYRNKIIHCDLKPENILLKQQGRSGIKVIDFGSSCFEHQRVYTYIQSRFYRAPEVILGSRYGMPIDMWSFGCILVELLTGYPLFPGEDEGDQLACMMELLGMPPQKLLDQSKRAKNFINSKGHPRYCTVTTQADGRVTLSGSRSRRGKARGAPGNKDWVTALKGCDDPLFIEFLKECLSWDPSSRMTPSQALRHPWICKRTPKPPGTDKASNKRISSYTSSFPGISSKLPPVVGVANKLRANLASDSNGSIPLCTVLPKLVS; encoded by the exons ATGGGGGCCGCCCCTCCCCGCCACGATGCTGCTGGGCAGGAAGCCGGAGGCGCCCCTCGGTGCAG GTTTGGAGACGGATTGTATGACTCCTATATGAGGATAGATCAGATTAGGTACCAAGAATCTACAAATGAAGAACACAGCGCCTCAGGACTTCCTTCCCTTGGAAGATCTAAT GTTTCTAGCAACAAACTTGCAGTGAAGGAACACCTCTTGTCTGGAAGTCAAGTGGTCAAAGTGGAGCAGTTATTTGAGGACTCTGGCAACAGAAGGAGTAGCACTCTTCAGTCTGCAGGAATTACTGGTTCAGAAAGATCTCTTCCTTCCCTGATAAAAGATAAAAGTATAGAGGGCATAAGCACTTCCAAAGGTGGAGTTAGTTCTTCAAAGGCACATAAAGCCATTTCCCAAGCTCCAGAGCAGGCTGTCAAACAGTACAAACATCAGTTATCTGCTTATGAGCAGCAAgagatatttaatttttctgaaatttaCTTTGTGGGTCCAGCTGCAAAGAAGAGACAAGGGGTAATCGGGGGCCCCAACAATGGGGGTTACGATGATGACCAGGGCAGCTACATTCACGTGCCCCATGACCATCTTGCTTACCGGTATGAAGTGCTCAAAATCATTGGCAAGGGCAGCTTTGGACAAGTTGCTAAAGTCTACGATCACAAGCTCCACCAACACTTAGCCTTAAAGATGGTTCGCAATGAGAAGAGATTCCATCgccaggcagcagaggaaatACGGATCCTGGAGCATCTGAAGAAGCAGGATAAGACAGGCAGTATGAATGTTATTCACATGCTGGAGAGCTTCACCTTTCGGAACCACATCTGTATGACCTTTGAACTCTTGAGTATGAACCTGTATGAACTGATTAAAAGGAATAAGTTTCAGGGCTTCAGTATCCAACTGGTACGCAAGTTTGCTCACTCTATACTGCAGTGTTTGGATGCCCtatacagaaacaaaatcatACACTGTGACTTGAAGCCAGAAAACATCCTCCTAAAACAGCAAGGGAGGAGTGGAATCAAGGTGATAGATTTTGGGTCCAGCTGTTTTGAGCACCAAAGAGTCTACACATATATTCAGTCTCGATTTTATCGGGCGCCAGAGGTAATTCTGGGGAGCCGCTATGGGATGCCCATAGACATGTGGAGTTTTGGCTGTATTCTGGTGGAGTTACTGACTGGATACCCTCTTTTTCCTGGAGAGGATGAGGGAGACCAACTGGCTTGTATGATGGAACTTCTTGGAATGCCACCTCAGAAGCTTTTGGATCAATCCAAGCGAGCCAAGAACTTCATCAACTCGAAGGGTCACCCTCGCTACTGCACGGTAACCACGCAGGCGGACGGCAGAGTGACCCTGAGCGGGAGCCGCTCGCGCCGGGGCAAGGCGCGGGGAGCCCCAGGAAACAAGGACTGGGTGACAGCACTGAAGGGCTGTGATGACCCCTTGTTTATAGAATTCTTAAAGGAATGCCTCAGCTGGGATCCCTCCTCACGCATGACCCCGAGTCAGGCTTTAAGGCATCCTTGGATTTGTAAACGAACGCCCAAGCCGCCCGGCACTGACAAAGCCTCCAATAAACGGATCTCGAGCTACACGAGTTCCTTCCCGGGAATAAGTTCCAAGTTGCCTCCTGTCGTTGGAGTGGCCAACAAGCTGAGGGCTAATTTAGCATCCGACTCCAATGGCAGCATCCCTCTGTGTACTGTGCTCCCCAAACTGGTCAGCTAA